One stretch of Variovorax sp. TBS-050B DNA includes these proteins:
- the ppc gene encoding phosphoenolpyruvate carboxylase, with translation MKASKTPAPAKRRQAEDQPLIDDIRLLGRILGDVIREQEGPETYALVEKVRTLSVAFRRDADHAADRALKNLLKGLSAVETVRVIRAFTYFSHLANLAEDRHQIRRRTEAERAGESADGDLQTALARIRKAGVKPEEVVASLAHSYVSPVLTAHPTEVQRKSILDAERAIAQLLTARDEIKLRQSAYAGAKDALTPLEFAENETQMRIRVTQLWQTRLLRFSKLTVADEIENALSYYEATFLREIPRVYADLEKALGQGGTVPSVAPFLRMGQWIGGDRDGNPNVTAETLEYALRRQAELALRHYLTEVHYLGGELSVSATLVDVSVEMQALAERSPDTSEHRKDEPYRRALTGVYARLAATLRELTGGEAARHAVPPQNPYPAAEEFLADLRTIEESLGEKHGSVLAAPRLRPLIRAVEVFGFHLATVDLRQSSDKHEAVIAELLATARIEPAYAGLAEEAKQTLLLKLLDDARPLRVPDAAYSPLAASELAIFAAARTARARYGAAAIRHYIISHTETVSDLLEALLLQKEVGLLRGSLSENAVCDLIVVPLFETIEDLRNAAPIVRAFYGLPGIAELVERSGGEQDVMLGYSDSNKDGGIFTSNWELYRAGTALVALFDELNKKKAAARNGRPPIRLRMFHGRGGTVGRGGGPSYQAILAQPPGTVRGQIRLTEQGEVIGSKYANREIGRRNLETLVAATLEATLLPQGKSAPATFLSAAAELSSASMAAYRKLVYETPGFGDYFFGATPIREIAELNIGSRPASRNPSHKIDDLRAVPWSFSWGQCRLTIPGWFGFGSGVEQFLAAAATPAARKERVAVLRRMYAQWPFFRTLLSNMDMVLAKSDLALASRYAELVSDRKLRQKVFSMIDAEWHRTSDALTLITGAKQRLEGNAEMQRSVRHRFPYIDPLHHLQVELMRRYRAGDGGERLQRGIHISINGVAAGLRNTG, from the coding sequence CTGGCCGAGGACCGGCACCAGATCCGCCGCCGCACCGAGGCCGAGCGCGCCGGCGAAAGCGCCGACGGCGACCTGCAGACCGCCCTCGCGCGCATCCGCAAGGCGGGCGTCAAGCCCGAGGAAGTGGTGGCCTCGCTCGCGCACAGCTATGTGTCGCCGGTGCTGACCGCGCATCCGACCGAAGTGCAGCGCAAGAGCATCCTCGATGCCGAGCGCGCGATCGCGCAGCTGCTCACCGCGCGCGACGAGATCAAGCTGCGCCAGAGCGCCTATGCCGGCGCCAAGGACGCACTCACGCCGCTCGAATTCGCCGAGAACGAAACGCAGATGCGCATCCGCGTCACGCAGCTGTGGCAGACGCGGCTGCTGCGCTTCTCCAAGCTCACCGTGGCCGACGAGATCGAGAACGCGCTGAGCTACTACGAGGCCACCTTCCTGCGCGAGATCCCGCGCGTCTACGCCGACCTCGAGAAGGCGCTCGGCCAGGGCGGCACGGTGCCGTCGGTGGCGCCTTTCCTGCGCATGGGCCAGTGGATCGGCGGCGACCGCGACGGCAACCCCAACGTCACGGCCGAGACGCTCGAATACGCGCTGCGGCGGCAGGCCGAACTCGCGCTGCGCCACTACCTCACCGAGGTGCACTACCTTGGCGGCGAGCTCTCGGTGTCGGCCACGCTGGTCGACGTGTCGGTGGAGATGCAGGCGCTGGCCGAGCGTTCGCCCGACACCAGCGAGCACCGCAAGGACGAGCCCTATCGCCGCGCGCTGACCGGCGTGTACGCGCGCCTCGCGGCCACGCTGCGCGAGCTCACCGGCGGCGAGGCCGCGCGCCACGCCGTGCCGCCGCAGAACCCCTACCCCGCGGCCGAGGAGTTCCTGGCCGACCTGCGCACGATCGAGGAATCGCTCGGCGAGAAGCACGGCAGCGTGCTCGCGGCGCCACGCCTGCGGCCGCTGATCCGCGCGGTCGAGGTGTTCGGCTTCCACCTCGCCACGGTGGACCTGCGCCAGAGCTCCGACAAGCACGAGGCCGTGATCGCCGAACTGCTCGCCACCGCGCGCATCGAGCCCGCCTACGCCGGGCTGGCCGAGGAAGCCAAGCAGACGCTGCTGCTCAAGCTGCTCGACGACGCACGCCCGCTGCGCGTGCCCGATGCCGCGTACTCGCCGCTCGCCGCCAGCGAGCTCGCGATCTTCGCGGCCGCGCGCACCGCGCGTGCGCGCTACGGCGCGGCCGCGATCCGCCACTACATCATCAGCCACACCGAGACGGTGAGCGACCTGCTCGAAGCTCTGCTGCTGCAGAAGGAAGTCGGCCTGCTGCGCGGCAGCCTGAGCGAGAACGCGGTGTGCGACCTGATCGTCGTGCCGCTGTTCGAGACCATCGAGGACCTGCGCAATGCCGCGCCGATCGTGCGCGCCTTCTACGGCCTGCCCGGCATCGCCGAACTGGTGGAGCGCTCCGGCGGCGAGCAGGACGTGATGCTCGGCTACAGCGACAGCAACAAGGACGGCGGCATCTTCACCAGCAACTGGGAGCTCTACCGCGCCGGCACCGCGCTGGTGGCGCTGTTCGACGAACTCAACAAGAAGAAGGCAGCCGCGCGCAACGGCCGCCCGCCGATCCGGCTGCGCATGTTCCACGGCCGCGGCGGCACGGTGGGACGCGGCGGCGGCCCGAGCTACCAGGCGATCCTCGCGCAGCCGCCGGGCACGGTGCGCGGCCAGATCCGGCTCACCGAGCAGGGCGAGGTGATCGGCTCCAAGTACGCCAACCGCGAGATCGGCCGGCGCAACCTCGAGACGCTGGTGGCCGCCACGCTCGAGGCCACGCTGCTGCCGCAGGGCAAGTCCGCGCCCGCCACCTTCCTCTCGGCGGCGGCCGAACTCTCGTCGGCGAGCATGGCGGCCTACCGCAAGCTGGTGTACGAGACGCCGGGCTTCGGCGACTACTTCTTCGGCGCGACGCCGATCCGCGAGATCGCCGAACTCAACATCGGTTCGCGCCCCGCCTCGCGCAACCCGAGCCACAAGATCGACGACCTGCGCGCGGTGCCGTGGAGCTTCAGCTGGGGCCAGTGCCGGCTCACGATCCCGGGCTGGTTCGGCTTCGGCTCGGGCGTGGAGCAGTTCCTCGCGGCGGCGGCCACGCCGGCGGCGCGCAAGGAGCGGGTGGCGGTGCTGCGCCGCATGTACGCGCAGTGGCCGTTCTTTCGCACGCTGCTGTCGAACATGGACATGGTGCTGGCCAAGAGCGACCTGGCGCTGGCCTCGCGCTACGCCGAACTCGTGAGCGACCGCAAGCTGCGCCAGAAGGTGTTCTCGATGATCGACGCCGAGTGGCACCGCACCTCCGACGCGCTCACGCTGATCACCGGCGCGAAGCAGCGGCTCGAAGGCAACGCCGAGATGCAGCGCTCGGTGCGCCACCGCTTCCCCTACATCGACCCGCTGCACCACCTGCAGGTCGAGCTCATGCGCCGCTACCGCGCGGGCGACGGCGGCGAGCGGCTGCAGCGCGGCATCCACATCTCCATCAACGGCGTGGCCGCCGGGTTGCGCAACACCGGCTGA